The following proteins come from a genomic window of Maribacter sp. HTCC2170:
- a CDS encoding DUF2911 domain-containing protein codes for MNKQKIFFKYILSFLILTFGTQILAAQQLMIPRASPKASLSQSIGVCSISVDYGRPSVRGRKIFNGMVPYGKVWRAGANEATAVSFNHNIVIGNSEIKAGKYGLFMIPNKETWTVILNKDWQQWGAYNYNSKDDIFRIEIEPIISPHTELCTYSFVNITKEEGVLRMEWEKVRVDIAIKTATNDHTLQEIDMVLNKVKENWYSFSAAAQYHFYELKDTDKALEYIDVAIALNAPNPSPWMLKSQIMASLERYPEAIELAEKAIRVCKDHNFLFEVHENEENIQLWKNK; via the coding sequence ATGAATAAGCAAAAGATTTTTTTTAAGTATATCTTATCTTTTCTAATATTGACTTTTGGTACTCAAATTTTAGCTGCACAACAATTGATGATTCCCAGGGCAAGCCCAAAAGCATCGCTTAGTCAGAGTATAGGTGTTTGTTCCATTTCTGTTGATTATGGTAGACCAAGTGTTCGCGGAAGAAAGATTTTTAATGGCATGGTGCCCTATGGCAAAGTTTGGCGCGCCGGCGCCAATGAAGCTACTGCGGTTTCTTTTAATCACAACATTGTTATTGGGAACTCTGAAATAAAAGCGGGAAAATATGGCCTGTTTATGATACCAAATAAAGAAACGTGGACAGTTATTTTGAATAAGGATTGGCAACAATGGGGCGCCTATAATTATAATTCAAAAGATGATATCTTCAGAATTGAGATTGAACCGATAATAAGCCCTCATACCGAATTATGTACTTACTCTTTTGTCAATATAACTAAAGAAGAAGGTGTTTTGAGAATGGAATGGGAAAAGGTTCGAGTAGACATTGCAATTAAGACCGCTACAAATGACCATACACTTCAAGAAATTGATATGGTATTAAACAAAGTAAAAGAAAATTGGTATAGTTTTTCAGCGGCGGCTCAATATCATTTTTATGAATTGAAAGATACGGACAAAGCTCTAGAATATATTGATGTTGCTATCGCTTTAAATGCTCCAAACCCTTCGCCATGGATGTTGAAGTCACAGATTATGGCTTCATTGGAAAGATATCCTGAGGCTATTGAATTGGCTGAAAAAGCCATTAGAGTTTGCAAAGACCACAATTTTTTATTTGAGGTTCATGAAAATGAGGAAAATATCCAGTTGTGGAAAAACAAATAA
- a CDS encoding DUF6090 family protein, with translation MIKFFRKIRQRLLVENKFSKYLLYAIGEIVLVVVGILIALQINNWNEEKKDNAESVKILKKLQAEFETNKTELDASIHYHQQQHEAAVKIEALFDPNHKIPSDTIANQVIQLFADWKFEPRQSITTSALASGKIALINNDSLTDNLNTWMYAIKKYNNIFSSLEKRKDEMWDEVNEKYPIRNFEPNKGVSNFKGDPEGIFTNLKNENIIRLIRDQQEFIVVWCNALQEDHEDILRFINLELSEKEH, from the coding sequence ATGATTAAATTCTTTCGAAAAATTAGACAAAGGTTACTTGTTGAAAATAAGTTCAGCAAGTACCTATTGTATGCCATTGGAGAAATTGTTCTTGTTGTTGTTGGAATTTTAATTGCGCTTCAGATCAATAATTGGAATGAGGAAAAGAAAGACAATGCAGAATCAGTAAAAATTCTCAAAAAGCTACAAGCGGAATTTGAAACAAACAAAACTGAACTTGACGCCTCCATTCATTATCACCAACAACAACATGAAGCGGCAGTAAAGATTGAAGCCCTTTTTGACCCTAACCACAAAATTCCATCTGACACCATTGCAAATCAAGTAATACAGCTTTTTGCCGATTGGAAATTTGAACCACGTCAAAGCATTACAACTTCTGCCTTAGCCTCTGGAAAAATAGCACTTATCAATAATGATTCGCTCACTGATAATCTAAATACCTGGATGTATGCCATAAAAAAATATAATAATATTTTTTCTAGCCTAGAAAAACGAAAAGATGAAATGTGGGATGAGGTAAATGAAAAATACCCAATTAGAAATTTTGAACCTAATAAAGGTGTGAGTAATTTCAAAGGGGACCCTGAAGGTATTTTTACAAATCTAAAAAATGAGAATATTATTAGATTAATCCGTGACCAACAAGAGTTTATTGTGGTTTGGTGCAATGCCTTACAAGAAGATCATGAGGATATTCTACGTTTTATAAATTTGGAATTATCTGAAAAGGAACACTAA
- a CDS encoding DUF6090 family protein, whose protein sequence is MIKFFRKIRQKLLTENKFSKYLLYAIGEIVLVVIGILIALNINTWNEEKQNQKEAHKILLQLKHEFEANNDLVETSIEFHRTRLNAVEGFIDGFETTKNLSADSLKALVSDLGSDWKYEPVKNIIESVISSGKINLIENDSVIQAIRYWGTAINKYDDLYRSQDDLYNKNILPILTENYPFFEFDPKHNSKFEANTDAIFKNLKNENSFLLIAKEAALLLYWTEKGVKAQQDDILSKIDQELKEMTK, encoded by the coding sequence ATGATAAAATTCTTCCGTAAAATTCGTCAAAAATTACTTACTGAAAATAAGTTCAGTAAATATCTCCTTTATGCCATTGGCGAAATTGTCTTGGTCGTCATTGGGATATTGATTGCTTTGAATATCAATACATGGAATGAGGAAAAGCAAAACCAAAAAGAAGCCCATAAAATTCTATTACAATTAAAACATGAATTTGAAGCTAACAATGATTTAGTTGAAACAAGTATCGAATTTCATCGAACAAGGCTAAACGCAGTCGAAGGATTTATAGATGGGTTTGAAACAACTAAAAATTTGAGTGCAGATTCATTAAAAGCCCTGGTTTCAGATTTGGGGTCAGACTGGAAATATGAGCCTGTAAAAAATATTATTGAATCGGTTATCTCGTCAGGAAAAATCAATTTGATTGAAAACGATTCCGTTATCCAGGCCATTCGTTATTGGGGTACAGCAATTAATAAATATGATGATCTTTATAGGAGTCAGGACGACCTGTACAACAAAAACATATTACCTATTTTAACCGAAAATTACCCATTCTTCGAATTTGACCCAAAACATAATAGTAAGTTTGAGGCAAACACCGATGCCATTTTCAAGAATTTAAAGAACGAAAACTCATTTCTTCTTATTGCAAAGGAAGCTGCTTTACTTTTATATTGGACCGAAAAAGGTGTTAAAGCCCAACAAGATGATATATTATCAAAAATTGATCAAGAACTAAAAGAAATGACCAAATGA
- a CDS encoding DUF4440 domain-containing protein: MKKFTIFITVMLTISVAIANSSNHKNDINSKIETSNDSLRLVELDNFWTELSRTVSEGDFEGYKATYHDDAVVVFTTGENKTSMSITKALANWKQDFIDTKAGKTENSVEFRFSQRVGDETTAHEMGIFVFQSNNNSGEVNPKQFIHFEALLVKRDNAWMMIMEYQKSKATEEEWELLE, encoded by the coding sequence ATGAAAAAATTTACGATTTTTATTACCGTAATGCTTACAATAAGCGTTGCAATTGCTAATTCGAGTAATCATAAAAACGACATAAACAGTAAAATAGAAACTTCAAATGATTCGTTACGCCTAGTGGAACTGGACAACTTCTGGACCGAGCTTTCGAGAACTGTAAGTGAGGGTGATTTTGAGGGCTACAAGGCCACCTACCATGACGATGCGGTTGTTGTGTTTACTACCGGAGAAAACAAAACATCTATGTCAATTACCAAAGCTTTGGCAAACTGGAAACAAGACTTTATTGACACCAAAGCAGGTAAGACAGAGAATAGTGTAGAATTCAGGTTCTCACAGCGCGTAGGTGACGAAACCACTGCACATGAAATGGGAATTTTTGTCTTTCAATCAAATAATAACAGTGGTGAAGTCAATCCGAAGCAATTCATACATTTTGAGGCCTTACTCGTCAAACGTGATAACGCTTGGATGATGATAATGGAATATCAGAAATCTAAGGCAACTGAAGAGGAATGGGAATTATTGGAATAA
- a CDS encoding YifB family Mg chelatase-like AAA ATPase, with translation MLTKVFGSAVFGVEATTITVEVNVDKGVGYHLVGLPDNAIKESNYRIAAALLNNGYKIPGKKITINMAPADLRKEGSAYDLTLALGILTASGQIQSENLEKYVIMGELSLDGSLQPIKGALPIAVKAREEGFTGFILPKDNAKEAAIVSDLKVFGVENIKEVIDFFDVGTQLEETIVDTRAEFYKNLDFPEFDFSDVKGQESIKRCMEIAAAGGHNIILIGPPGSGKTMLAKRLPSILPPMTLHEALETTKIHSVVGKIKNMGLMSQRPFRSPHHTISDVALVGGGAYPQPGEISLSHNGVLFLDELPEFKRGVLEVMRQPLEDREVTISRARFTVTYPSSFMLVASMNPSPSGYFNDPDAPVTSSPAEMQRYLGKISGPLLDRIDIHIEVTPVPFEKLSEERKGEGSVEIRNRVTAARELQTERFKELENVHYNAQMNTKQIREHCKINEASKALLKNAMERLNFSARAYDRILKVARTIADLENTKEVSGNHISEAIQYRSLDREGWLG, from the coding sequence ATGCTTACAAAAGTTTTTGGTAGTGCCGTCTTTGGCGTTGAGGCCACAACAATCACGGTTGAGGTTAATGTAGACAAGGGAGTGGGGTATCATCTGGTAGGTCTTCCTGACAATGCCATCAAAGAGAGTAACTATCGTATTGCAGCTGCCCTCCTTAACAATGGTTATAAAATACCTGGGAAAAAAATCACTATTAATATGGCTCCGGCTGATTTAAGAAAGGAAGGCTCTGCCTATGATCTAACACTGGCCTTGGGCATTTTAACTGCTTCAGGGCAAATACAATCAGAAAACTTGGAGAAGTACGTTATTATGGGAGAACTGTCCTTAGATGGTAGTTTACAGCCCATAAAAGGCGCTCTTCCCATTGCCGTGAAGGCCCGTGAAGAGGGTTTTACTGGTTTCATATTGCCAAAAGACAATGCCAAGGAAGCAGCTATAGTTTCAGATTTAAAAGTATTTGGGGTAGAGAACATCAAAGAAGTCATAGATTTTTTTGATGTTGGGACTCAATTAGAAGAAACAATTGTTGATACACGAGCCGAATTTTATAAGAACCTTGATTTTCCTGAGTTTGATTTTTCTGATGTTAAAGGGCAAGAGAGTATTAAACGTTGTATGGAAATTGCCGCAGCTGGGGGACACAATATTATTCTGATTGGCCCGCCAGGTTCAGGAAAAACGATGTTGGCAAAACGCTTGCCTTCTATTTTACCGCCGATGACCTTGCATGAGGCACTTGAGACAACCAAAATTCATAGCGTGGTAGGCAAGATCAAGAATATGGGACTCATGAGTCAACGCCCCTTTAGGTCACCACATCATACCATTTCTGATGTTGCTTTGGTTGGTGGAGGTGCATATCCGCAACCAGGTGAGATTTCTTTATCTCATAATGGGGTACTTTTTTTGGATGAACTCCCAGAGTTTAAAAGAGGTGTGTTGGAAGTAATGAGGCAACCTTTGGAAGATAGAGAGGTTACTATTTCAAGAGCCCGTTTTACAGTGACTTATCCCAGTAGTTTTATGTTGGTCGCTAGTATGAACCCGAGTCCCAGTGGCTATTTCAACGACCCTGATGCACCAGTAACATCTTCTCCGGCTGAGATGCAGCGCTATTTAGGAAAAATCTCCGGGCCTTTATTGGACCGGATCGATATTCATATCGAAGTAACACCTGTTCCCTTTGAGAAACTCTCTGAAGAGCGTAAAGGGGAGGGCAGTGTTGAAATTCGCAATAGGGTAACTGCAGCTCGGGAATTACAGACAGAGCGATTTAAGGAATTGGAGAATGTGCATTACAATGCGCAAATGAACACAAAGCAGATTCGTGAGCATTGTAAAATAAATGAAGCATCAAAAGCACTGTTGAAAAACGCTATGGAAAGACTAAATTTTTCTGCACGAGCTTATGACCGTATTTTAAAAGTTGCTCGAACAATCGCAGATTTAGAGAACACCAAAGAAGTCTCAGGAAACCATATAAGCGAAGCCATTCAATATCGTAGTTTGGATAGAGAAGGGTGGTTGGGGTAG
- a CDS encoding DUF4249 domain-containing protein codes for MGKQKRTVTADKVCGVVRFVCVFIIVGWFNACVESIDFVIPNRKNLVVDALLTNEIKHQEVKLSYAYKLENDSIAKASGATVTIVDNLQNEYLFNETEEGHYISNNEFAAQAGVGYQLMISTNEGKKYSSKVEAFNGVASVSNLWADKSENFNGDAGILISVDGSSDTSALFRYEYEETYKIVAPKYIGLDFELTNYDPCSWPLTYDLDIVVRDDQQQICYGNRKSNQIILGSTAQQSQNNFEKHPIKFISADDFAISHRYSILVKQYVQSVDAYNYFSTLKDISTSENLFSDSQPGFLEGNMMAEDSENNLVLGYFEVASVSSKRLFFNYEDYFPDAELPDYPIDCENNFIQPEIEHDVLCNDNADFPHRSCGRSLLQLIDENLVAYVTEVVGPFEECEGPYVAVPRVCGDCTELGSNIVPDFWIE; via the coding sequence ATGGGTAAACAAAAACGAACGGTCACTGCTGATAAGGTTTGTGGCGTAGTTCGATTTGTGTGCGTGTTTATTATTGTAGGTTGGTTTAATGCTTGCGTAGAGTCTATTGATTTTGTTATCCCCAACCGAAAAAATTTAGTGGTAGACGCATTATTGACGAACGAAATAAAGCATCAGGAAGTTAAATTATCTTATGCCTATAAATTAGAGAATGATAGTATTGCCAAGGCAAGTGGGGCGACCGTTACAATAGTAGATAATTTGCAGAATGAATATTTGTTTAATGAAACCGAGGAAGGTCATTATATTTCTAATAATGAGTTTGCTGCTCAAGCAGGTGTTGGATACCAACTAATGATTTCAACTAATGAAGGAAAAAAGTATAGCTCAAAAGTTGAGGCGTTTAATGGAGTTGCAAGTGTGAGTAATTTATGGGCAGATAAAAGTGAAAATTTCAATGGTGATGCTGGTATACTTATCTCTGTAGACGGAAGTAGTGATACATCAGCTCTTTTTAGATACGAATATGAAGAAACATACAAAATTGTAGCACCTAAGTATATTGGTTTGGATTTTGAGTTGACCAATTATGACCCATGCAGTTGGCCTTTAACATATGATCTTGATATTGTAGTTAGAGATGACCAACAGCAGATTTGTTATGGGAACAGAAAATCAAATCAAATCATATTGGGTAGCACTGCTCAACAGAGCCAAAATAATTTTGAAAAACATCCTATAAAATTTATTTCTGCAGATGATTTTGCAATTTCACATAGGTATAGTATTCTGGTTAAACAGTATGTTCAATCCGTTGATGCATATAACTATTTCAGTACATTAAAAGATATTTCCACTTCTGAAAACTTGTTTTCTGATAGTCAGCCAGGATTTTTGGAAGGTAATATGATGGCAGAAGATTCCGAAAATAACTTGGTTCTTGGATATTTTGAGGTTGCCTCAGTATCATCAAAACGTTTATTTTTTAATTACGAGGATTATTTCCCCGATGCTGAACTGCCAGATTATCCGATAGATTGTGAGAACAATTTTATTCAACCAGAAATTGAGCATGATGTTCTGTGTAATGATAATGCAGACTTTCCACATCGGAGTTGCGGGCGTTCGTTACTTCAATTAATTGATGAAAACCTAGTTGCGTACGTAACAGAGGTAGTGGGGCCATTTGAGGAATGTGAAGGACCGTACGTTGCCGTGCCAAGGGTTTGCGGGGATTGTACTGAACTGGGGAGTAATATAGTACCAGATTTTTGGATTGAGTAA
- a CDS encoding TonB-dependent receptor, whose amino-acid sequence MKRVIFVFYLFFLGNLAMAQQDTTKISISFNEISIESVFAKIEESTHYQFYYLNDWLVDKSASGNFKEATLNQILDKLFKDTSLNFYVLNDKKVILSKNNIIYDELPGGFFKKGIQDTLITISEAPQENIFTPVFYGQNSTDEILEVETVRIGKESLRNGQKNYRLSGYIKNLETGRPIRDLTLLVRNGKIGTVTNVDGYYEIDLPPGLNILETKALGVKSQQKRVIIYSDGQLDFDLEEGIEQLDEVVVEADQRKNVEEEITGTTIIVAEESKDIPLVLGERNILSVATKLPGITNAGEGATGLNVRGGKTDQNLVLLDNSVIYNPTHFFGIFQALNPFVTKGVQIYKGNIPVEFGGRLSSVFDISTIDGNKEKFTGEASIGPVTSNIALQIPIVEEKSSLVIGGRGAYSDWILRSLENEDLKNSEASFYDVIANYTHEIDENNSIKATGHYSKDSFSITTDSLHQYSNRLFSLEWNHRFNEKNSGHLLFNNSEYAFEIDYDGLSNNDFNLGYSIDETELKLKLNYLPDSLHTIDYGLSAKLYSIKPGYIEPLGSESVINSSSIPKERGLEAAIFLGDNFQVTEKLGLSAGIRYSLFAALGESEQRNYIADQPKNEGTFLGTTSYGKNEVIETYGGPEIRASARYLFTPDFSVKASYNSMYQYIHTLSNTTTVSPIDTWKLSDSNIEPQKGSQYSLGFFKNFDDNNYELSLEGYYKKSTDILDFKTGAQLLLNDQIETEVLQGEGRAYGLEFLLRKNSGRINGWLGYTYSRSEIRFDGQFAEERINEGAYFPSNYDKPHDLSLVANYKFTRRYSASVNFSYQTGRPITYPIGQYNFRDSEYVFYSNRNEFRIPDYYRLDIGINIEGNHKIKKFAHSFWNVSVYNVLGRANPYSVFFVSEQGEVKAYKSSIFSIPIPSITYNFKF is encoded by the coding sequence ATGAAAAGGGTCATATTTGTCTTCTATTTGTTTTTCTTAGGTAATCTTGCAATGGCTCAGCAGGATACTACCAAAATTTCCATTTCCTTCAATGAAATCAGTATTGAATCAGTTTTTGCTAAAATTGAAGAATCTACCCATTATCAATTTTATTATTTGAACGATTGGTTGGTCGATAAGTCAGCCTCAGGTAATTTTAAAGAAGCCACACTAAATCAAATCCTTGATAAGCTCTTCAAAGACACTTCTTTAAATTTTTATGTACTAAACGATAAAAAGGTTATCCTGAGTAAGAACAACATTATTTACGATGAATTACCGGGAGGTTTCTTCAAAAAGGGAATACAGGATACATTGATTACTATCTCAGAAGCACCCCAGGAAAATATATTCACCCCTGTTTTTTATGGGCAGAATAGTACAGATGAAATACTTGAGGTTGAAACTGTACGCATTGGTAAGGAAAGTTTACGAAATGGGCAAAAAAACTACCGTCTTTCTGGATATATAAAGAATTTAGAGACGGGAAGACCAATTAGGGATTTGACCTTGCTTGTGAGGAATGGAAAAATAGGAACCGTAACCAATGTTGATGGTTATTACGAAATTGATTTGCCACCAGGGTTGAATATTTTAGAAACCAAAGCGCTTGGAGTCAAAAGTCAACAAAAGAGAGTAATCATCTATAGCGATGGGCAATTGGATTTTGATTTAGAGGAAGGAATAGAACAGTTGGATGAAGTTGTGGTTGAGGCTGATCAAAGAAAAAATGTAGAAGAAGAAATTACTGGAACAACTATTATTGTTGCAGAAGAGAGTAAAGACATTCCGCTGGTTTTAGGTGAGCGAAACATTCTTTCTGTAGCCACCAAACTTCCAGGAATAACTAATGCAGGGGAAGGAGCTACAGGCTTAAATGTAAGAGGGGGTAAAACAGACCAAAATCTGGTTTTATTGGATAATTCGGTGATATATAACCCTACTCATTTCTTTGGAATTTTTCAGGCACTTAATCCGTTTGTTACCAAAGGTGTCCAAATTTATAAAGGAAATATTCCTGTTGAATTTGGGGGCAGGCTGTCATCCGTTTTCGATATATCGACGATTGATGGTAATAAGGAGAAGTTTACCGGTGAAGCTTCTATAGGCCCTGTAACGAGTAATATTGCTTTGCAAATTCCCATAGTTGAGGAAAAATCTTCATTGGTCATTGGGGGACGGGGAGCATATTCCGATTGGATACTTCGTTCCCTTGAAAATGAAGACCTTAAAAATAGTGAAGCATCTTTCTACGATGTGATTGCAAATTATACCCATGAGATAGACGAAAATAATAGTATCAAAGCTACTGGGCATTATAGTAAAGACAGTTTTAGTATTACAACAGATTCTCTTCACCAATATAGTAATAGACTGTTTTCTTTGGAATGGAACCATAGATTTAATGAGAAAAATAGCGGCCATTTGCTTTTTAACAATAGTGAATATGCTTTTGAAATTGACTATGATGGGTTATCGAATAACGATTTTAACCTGGGCTACAGTATTGATGAAACCGAGCTTAAGCTAAAACTTAATTATTTGCCAGATTCCCTTCATACTATTGATTACGGCCTATCTGCAAAATTGTATTCGATTAAACCAGGTTATATTGAACCTTTGGGCTCAGAGTCGGTAATAAATTCTTCATCAATCCCTAAGGAACGTGGTCTAGAGGCCGCCATTTTTTTAGGCGATAATTTTCAAGTAACAGAAAAATTGGGATTGAGTGCAGGTATTCGTTATTCACTTTTTGCTGCACTCGGTGAATCTGAACAAAGGAATTATATTGCTGATCAGCCAAAAAATGAGGGAACATTTCTTGGTACTACCAGCTACGGGAAAAATGAAGTAATAGAGACTTACGGTGGACCTGAAATAAGGGCATCTGCACGATATTTATTTACTCCTGACTTCTCGGTCAAGGCCAGTTATAATAGTATGTACCAATATATTCATACCTTGAGTAACACAACGACAGTTTCTCCAATTGATACATGGAAACTTTCCGATTCGAATATAGAACCACAAAAAGGCAGTCAATATTCCTTAGGGTTCTTCAAGAATTTTGACGACAATAATTATGAATTGAGCCTTGAAGGATATTATAAAAAATCCACTGATATTCTCGATTTTAAAACTGGAGCTCAACTTTTGTTGAATGACCAAATAGAGACTGAGGTTCTTCAAGGGGAAGGAAGAGCTTATGGGTTGGAGTTCCTTTTAAGAAAAAACAGTGGTAGAATCAACGGTTGGTTGGGTTATACCTATTCACGGTCAGAGATTAGATTTGATGGGCAGTTTGCCGAAGAAAGAATAAATGAAGGTGCCTATTTCCCTTCCAATTATGATAAGCCGCATGACCTTAGTCTGGTAGCTAATTATAAATTCACCAGGCGTTATAGTGCCTCAGTTAATTTCTCATATCAAACGGGAAGGCCCATTACTTATCCTATTGGCCAATATAATTTCAGGGATTCGGAATATGTGTTTTATAGTAACAGAAACGAATTTCGTATTCCTGATTACTATAGATTGGATATCGGAATTAATATAGAAGGAAATCATAAAATCAAAAAGTTTGCCCACAGCTTTTGGAATGTTTCTGTTTACAACGTATTGGGTAGGGCCAATCCTTATTCAGTATTTTTTGTCTCGGAGCAGGGAGAGGTAAAGGCTTATAAAAGTTCAATTTTTTCCATACCAATTCCTTCAATAACATATAATTTTAAATTCTAG
- a CDS encoding DUF4249 domain-containing protein — MSRLCPLNTTVKHYAQMLVLCLLVYGCVEPFEATTQLFEKIMVIDATITDEVKNQEIHLSSTFQFEEFVRAPEEGAAIKVVDGSMVEYPFQEVLPGKYVSTFAFGAQPGVSYQLLITTTDGRNYTSDPTMAPPSDPFFDLKATKTFNDVGEEGMSINVVYPPNNETKYYRYEYEEMYKIIAPKWTDVTLQWINEFETIQVPKDPPGGRVCYKSDESNTIIFNSTKSSDLEESLEYPIRFINNNDYFTLLHRYGIWVKQFAITRATHTYLETLKDFSGQDNILSQTQPGFFSGNVYSEDYPDEKVLGYFDVTSVTTKSLFFNYRDFYPNEPLPRFIDACAETSPDPALLRKLLDDGTVMFYLTDGFQNHFVVNRVCGDCTVLGQSEVPEFWID; from the coding sequence ATGTCAAGGCTCTGCCCATTAAATACAACTGTTAAACATTATGCCCAAATGTTGGTGTTATGCTTGCTGGTATATGGGTGTGTAGAACCTTTTGAGGCCACAACACAGTTGTTTGAGAAGATTATGGTAATCGATGCGACAATTACTGATGAGGTCAAGAATCAGGAAATTCACTTGAGCAGCACATTTCAATTTGAGGAATTTGTTCGAGCACCGGAAGAAGGGGCCGCAATCAAGGTAGTTGATGGTTCTATGGTAGAATATCCTTTTCAGGAGGTATTGCCAGGCAAGTATGTTTCAACTTTTGCTTTTGGTGCCCAACCAGGAGTATCATATCAATTGCTCATTACCACAACTGATGGCAGAAATTATACTTCAGATCCTACAATGGCACCACCTTCAGACCCATTTTTTGATTTGAAGGCAACAAAAACCTTCAATGATGTTGGGGAAGAGGGGATGTCAATAAATGTGGTTTACCCTCCGAACAATGAAACAAAGTATTACAGATATGAATATGAAGAAATGTATAAAATCATTGCTCCCAAATGGACGGATGTTACGTTACAATGGATAAATGAATTTGAAACCATACAAGTACCTAAGGATCCCCCCGGAGGAAGAGTTTGCTATAAATCAGACGAATCCAACACCATTATTTTTAATAGTACAAAGAGCAGCGATTTAGAAGAATCGCTTGAATACCCAATTCGTTTCATTAATAACAATGATTATTTTACACTATTACATCGCTATGGTATTTGGGTAAAACAGTTCGCAATTACTAGAGCGACACATACCTATTTAGAAACATTGAAAGATTTTTCAGGGCAGGATAATATTTTATCACAGACACAACCTGGTTTTTTTAGTGGTAATGTCTACTCGGAAGATTATCCAGATGAAAAGGTATTGGGTTACTTTGATGTTACTTCCGTAACCACCAAAAGTTTGTTTTTTAATTATAGGGATTTTTACCCGAACGAACCCCTTCCGCGCTTTATAGATGCTTGTGCTGAAACTTCCCCGGATCCTGCTCTACTTCGCAAATTATTAGATGATGGGACAGTAATGTTTTATCTAACAGATGGTTTTCAAAACCATTTTGTGGTCAATAGGGTATGTGGGGATTGTACCGTATTGGGACAATCAGAGGTTCCCGAATTTTGGATTGATTAA